Proteins from one Hemiscyllium ocellatum isolate sHemOce1 chromosome 43, sHemOce1.pat.X.cur, whole genome shotgun sequence genomic window:
- the LOC132835116 gene encoding prolyl 4-hydroxylase subunit alpha-1-like isoform X1 translates to MACIKIWCILGLGVLVSLTRAHNDFFTSIGQMTDLLYTEKDLVTSLKDYIKAEERKLGEIKRWAEKLDQLTETATKDPEGFLGHPVNAFKLMKRLNTEWMELENLVLKDMSDGFISNLTIQRQHLPNDEDQTGAAKALIRLQDTYNLDAETISRGNLPGVKHKTSLTAEDCYELGKVAYSDTDYYHTELWMEQALKQLDAGEDSNVNKITILDYLSYAVYQQGDLDKAMELTKRLLTLDPEHQRANGNLKYFEYMMADQKNEKSNIAQKTEGNKSGDVTKTKRERVKDYLPERQKYEKLCRGEGIKLTPRRQKRLFCRYSDADRNPLYILRPVKQQDEWDKPRIIRYIDIISDEEIERVKELAKPRLRRATISNPITGVLETAHYRISKSAWLSGYEDPVINRINQRIQDLTGLDVSTAEELQVANYGVGGQYEPHFDFGRKDEPDAFKELGTGNRIATWLFYMSDVAAGGATVFPEVGAAVWPQKGTAVFWYNLFPSGEGDYSTRHAACPVLVGNKWVSNKWIHERGQEFRRRCNLSEWD, encoded by the exons ATGGCATGTATAAAGATTTGGTGCATATTGGGACTAGGAGTCCTGGTTTCTCTCACTCGGGCTCATAATGATTTCTTCACATCCATTG GTCAGATGACTGATTTGTTGTACACTGAGAAAGATCTGGTGACTTCATTGAAAGATTACATCAAAGCGGAAGAGCGCAAACTGGGTGAAATCAAACG ATGGGCAGAAAAATTGGATCAACTTACTGAGACAGCGACAAAAGATCCAGAGGGTTTCCTTGGGCACCCAGTGAATGCTTTTAAATTGATGAAACGACTGAACACAGAATGGATGGAGCTGGAGAACTTGGTCCTCAAAGACatgtcagatg GATTCATTTCCAATCTCACCATTCAGAGACAGCACTTGCCAAATGATGAAGACCAGACTGGAGCTGCAAAGGCTCTGATACGTCTCCAGGACACGTACAATTTAGACGCAGAGACCATCTCTCGGGGCAACTTGCCAG GTGTGAAGCATAAAACATCGCTCACGGCAGAAGATTGCTACGAGTTAGGCAAAGTAGCCTACTCGGATACAGATTACTACCACACCGAGCTGTGGATGGAGCAGGCACTGAAACAGCTAGATGCAGGCGAGGATTCTAATGTAAACAAAATCACCATACTGGACTACCTGAGCTATGCAGTGTATCAGCAAGGAGATCTGGACAAGGCAATGGAGCTCACAAAGAGGCTGCTGACATTGG ATCCTGAGCACCAGCGAGCAAATGGAAATCTGAAGTATTTTGAATATATGATGGCTGATCAGAAAAATGAAAAGTCAAACATCGCTCAGAAGACGGAAGGAAACAAATCAGGAGATGTTACAAAGACCAAGCGAGAGCGCGTCAAAGATTACCTACCAGAGAGGCAGAAATATGAAAAGCTGTGCCGAGGCGAAGGTATCAAACTG acACCTCGAAGACAGAAAAGGCTCTTTTGCCGTTATTCAGATGCAGACAGAAATCCTTTGTACATTCTGAGACCTGTGAAGCAGCAAGATGAATGGGACAAACCTCGGATTATCCGTTACATTGATATAATTTCTGACGAGGAAATTGAGCGAGTGAAGGAGTTGGCAAAGCCAAGG CTGAGACGAGCCACCATTTCTAACCCAAtaactggagtgttggagacagcTCATTACAGAATAAGTAAAAG TGCATGGTTGTCAGGATATGAAGACCCCGTGATTAATCGGATTAACCAGAGGATACAAGACCTGACAGGGCTTGATGTTTCcacagccgaggagctgcag GTGGCCAATTATGGGGTAGGAGGCCAATACGAGCCTCACTTTGACTTTGGACGG AAAGATGAGCCAGATGCATTCAAAGAGTTGGGGACTGGAAACAGAATTGCTACCTGGTTATTTTAC ATGAGTGATGTAGCAGCCGGTGGAGCCACAGTTTTTCCTGAAGTAGGAGCAGCAGTGTGGCCACAAAAG GGCACAGCAGTATTTTGGTACAATCTGTTTCCCAGTGGAGAAGGTGATTACAGCACCCGACATGCAGCTTGTCCAGTATTAGTGGGAAACAAATGGG TGTCTAATAAATGGATCCATGAACGTGGGCAGGA
- the LOC132835116 gene encoding prolyl 4-hydroxylase subunit alpha-1-like isoform X2 encodes MACIKIWCILGLGVLVSLTRAHNDFFTSIGQMTDLLYTEKDLVTSLKDYIKAEERKLGEIKRWAEKLDQLTETATKDPEGFLGHPVNAFKLMKRLNTEWMELENLVLKDMSDGFISNLTIQRQHLPNDEDQTGAAKALIRLQDTYNLDAETISRGNLPGVKHKTSLTAEDCYELGKVAYSDTDYYHTELWMEQALKQLDAGEDSNVNKITILDYLSYAVYQQGDLDKAMELTKRLLTLDPEHQRANGNLKYFEYMMADQKNEKSNIAQKTEGNKSGDVTKTKRERVKDYLPERQKYEKLCRGEGIKLTPRRQKRLFCRYSDADRNPLYILRPVKQQDEWDKPRIIRYIDIISDEEIERVKELAKPRLKRATVHDPVTGQLTVATYRVSKSAWLSGYEDPVINRINQRIQDLTGLDVSTAEELQVANYGVGGQYEPHFDFGRKDEPDAFKELGTGNRIATWLFYMSDVAAGGATVFPEVGAAVWPQKGTAVFWYNLFPSGEGDYSTRHAACPVLVGNKWVSNKWIHERGQEFRRRCNLSEWD; translated from the exons ATGGCATGTATAAAGATTTGGTGCATATTGGGACTAGGAGTCCTGGTTTCTCTCACTCGGGCTCATAATGATTTCTTCACATCCATTG GTCAGATGACTGATTTGTTGTACACTGAGAAAGATCTGGTGACTTCATTGAAAGATTACATCAAAGCGGAAGAGCGCAAACTGGGTGAAATCAAACG ATGGGCAGAAAAATTGGATCAACTTACTGAGACAGCGACAAAAGATCCAGAGGGTTTCCTTGGGCACCCAGTGAATGCTTTTAAATTGATGAAACGACTGAACACAGAATGGATGGAGCTGGAGAACTTGGTCCTCAAAGACatgtcagatg GATTCATTTCCAATCTCACCATTCAGAGACAGCACTTGCCAAATGATGAAGACCAGACTGGAGCTGCAAAGGCTCTGATACGTCTCCAGGACACGTACAATTTAGACGCAGAGACCATCTCTCGGGGCAACTTGCCAG GTGTGAAGCATAAAACATCGCTCACGGCAGAAGATTGCTACGAGTTAGGCAAAGTAGCCTACTCGGATACAGATTACTACCACACCGAGCTGTGGATGGAGCAGGCACTGAAACAGCTAGATGCAGGCGAGGATTCTAATGTAAACAAAATCACCATACTGGACTACCTGAGCTATGCAGTGTATCAGCAAGGAGATCTGGACAAGGCAATGGAGCTCACAAAGAGGCTGCTGACATTGG ATCCTGAGCACCAGCGAGCAAATGGAAATCTGAAGTATTTTGAATATATGATGGCTGATCAGAAAAATGAAAAGTCAAACATCGCTCAGAAGACGGAAGGAAACAAATCAGGAGATGTTACAAAGACCAAGCGAGAGCGCGTCAAAGATTACCTACCAGAGAGGCAGAAATATGAAAAGCTGTGCCGAGGCGAAGGTATCAAACTG acACCTCGAAGACAGAAAAGGCTCTTTTGCCGTTATTCAGATGCAGACAGAAATCCTTTGTACATTCTGAGACCTGTGAAGCAGCAAGATGAATGGGACAAACCTCGGATTATCCGTTACATTGATATAATTTCTGACGAGGAAATTGAGCGAGTGAAGGAGTTGGCAAAGCCAAGG ctgaagcGTGCCACAGTGCATGACCCTGTGACTGGCCAGTTGACTGTTGCAACTTACAGAGTTTCAAAAAG TGCATGGTTGTCAGGATATGAAGACCCCGTGATTAATCGGATTAACCAGAGGATACAAGACCTGACAGGGCTTGATGTTTCcacagccgaggagctgcag GTGGCCAATTATGGGGTAGGAGGCCAATACGAGCCTCACTTTGACTTTGGACGG AAAGATGAGCCAGATGCATTCAAAGAGTTGGGGACTGGAAACAGAATTGCTACCTGGTTATTTTAC ATGAGTGATGTAGCAGCCGGTGGAGCCACAGTTTTTCCTGAAGTAGGAGCAGCAGTGTGGCCACAAAAG GGCACAGCAGTATTTTGGTACAATCTGTTTCCCAGTGGAGAAGGTGATTACAGCACCCGACATGCAGCTTGTCCAGTATTAGTGGGAAACAAATGGG TGTCTAATAAATGGATCCATGAACGTGGGCAGGA